From a region of the Triticum aestivum cultivar Chinese Spring chromosome 7D, IWGSC CS RefSeq v2.1, whole genome shotgun sequence genome:
- the LOC123167560 gene encoding uncharacterized protein At2g39795, mitochondrial has protein sequence MSSASLAARLLRRAASSSRASTLSRRCAHSSATSRAPVSLARFHPAAASPSGTTARRFLSSQSPASSSKISPDENLRRVIDSEIECVVESEEGSAQQIDPPEDFPFEIIDNPGDQSIVLKRELAGETIKATVYTNFDTEEDLNNEDSGAENDDDSFKPALQMVVTVEKPGGSILEFECNFNDDELAIENMRLLNRDAKFTENAYEGPQFSDLDESLQKSFHRYLEVRGIKHSLHDWLHEYMMSKDEKEYVVWLKNMREFIEK, from the exons ATGTCGTCGGCGTCCCTCGCCGCCaggctcctccgccgcgccgcctcttCGTCGCGGGCCTCCACCCTATCCCGACGCTGCGCCCACTCCTCCGCGACGTCCCGCGCGCCCGTTTCGCTTGCCCGTttccaccccgccgccgcctccccttcaGGGACCACTGCCCGCCGCTTCCTGTCGTCGCAGTCCCCGGCGTCTTCCTCCAAGATCTCCCCGGACGAGAACCTGAGGCGGGTCATCGACTCCGAGATCGAGTGCGTCGTCGAATCGGAGGAGGGCTCCGCGCAG CAAATTGATCCACCAGAAGACTTCCCCTTTGAGATAATTGATAACCCTGGTGATCAGTCCATCGTTCTCAAAAGAGAGCTTGCAGGAGAGACTATTAAAGCTACTGTCTACACAAATTTTGATACTGAGGAAGATTTGAACAATGAGGACTCTGGTGCTGAGAATGATGATGACTCATTTAAGCCAGCACTTCAGATGGTTGTCACTGTTGAGAAACCAGGAGGCTCAATCCTGGAATTTGAGTGCAACTTTAATGATGATGAACTGGCAATTGAAAATATGAGGTTGCTGAATCGCGATGCCAAGTTTACTGAGAATGCATATGAGGGGCCACAATTCTC TGATCTGGACGAGAGCTTGCAGAAGTCCTTTCACAGGTATCTTGAGGTGAGGGGGATCAAGCACTCGCTGCATGACTGGCTGCACGAGTACATGATGAGCAAGGATGAGAAGGAGTACGTGGTTTGGTTGAAGAACATGAGAGAGTTCATCGAGAAATGA